One window from the genome of Spirosoma rhododendri encodes:
- a CDS encoding thiazole synthase → MTTEPLRIADRTFSSRLFTGTGKFSSTGQMEAALLASGSELVTVALKRINANDTADDTLRHLTAPHIHLLPNTSGVRTAREAVFAAQLAREALKTNWLKLEIHPDPRYLLPDPIETLKAADELVRLGFVVLPYIHADPVLCKRLEEVGVAAVMPLGSPIGSNKGLRTIDFLEIIIGQSKVPVVVDAGIGAPSHAAAALELGADAVLVNTAIAVADNPVQMATAFKLAVEAGRLAYEAKLGVTASTAVASSPLTAFLDD, encoded by the coding sequence ATGACTACAGAACCACTACGCATTGCCGACCGGACGTTTTCGTCGCGGCTGTTTACCGGCACCGGCAAGTTCAGTTCGACCGGACAGATGGAAGCGGCCCTGCTGGCGTCGGGTTCGGAACTGGTGACGGTGGCCCTCAAACGCATCAACGCCAATGACACGGCCGACGATACGCTGCGCCACCTGACTGCCCCGCATATCCATTTGTTGCCCAATACGTCGGGCGTTCGGACGGCGCGCGAAGCGGTGTTTGCCGCCCAACTGGCCCGCGAAGCCCTCAAAACGAACTGGCTCAAGCTGGAAATCCACCCTGATCCGCGCTACCTCCTCCCCGACCCTATCGAAACGCTCAAAGCCGCCGACGAACTGGTCCGGCTGGGCTTCGTGGTGCTGCCCTACATTCACGCTGACCCTGTTCTGTGCAAGCGACTGGAAGAAGTTGGCGTGGCAGCGGTGATGCCGCTGGGGTCGCCCATCGGGTCGAATAAGGGGTTGCGGACGATTGATTTTCTGGAAATTATCATCGGGCAAAGCAAGGTACCGGTCGTTGTCGATGCGGGAATCGGTGCACCGTCCCACGCGGCTGCCGCGCTGGAACTAGGGGCCGATGCCGTGCTGGTTAATACCGCCATTGCGGTCGCCGACAACCCGGTGCAGATGGCAACGGCCTTTAAGCTGGCGGTCGAAGCAGGACGGCTGGCCTACGAAGCTAAGCTGGGCGTTACGGCATCGACCGCCGTTGCCAGCAGCCCCCTCACCGCTTTCCTGGACGATTGA
- a CDS encoding thiamine phosphate synthase, whose amino-acid sequence MSTNKPISTLHYITDRPEHAEHACRAGIDWVQLRVKNKPYTEWKALALDTLAICRAFGARLLINDNVALAGEVGADGVHVGLTDMPVADARRLLGPELIIGGTANTLADIHTHHLAGADYVGLGPYRFTATKEKLSPILGLAGYETILTTCQQEGITLPIIAIGGLDVADVPALIQTGLHGIAVSSAITRDPATQVPAFRHALINN is encoded by the coding sequence ATGAGTACCAATAAACCGATCAGTACCCTACACTACATCACCGACCGACCCGAACACGCCGAACACGCGTGCCGGGCCGGTATCGATTGGGTACAGTTACGCGTCAAAAACAAGCCCTATACAGAGTGGAAAGCACTGGCGCTCGATACGCTGGCCATCTGCCGGGCGTTTGGTGCGCGGCTGCTCATCAACGACAACGTCGCGCTGGCGGGTGAGGTCGGGGCCGACGGGGTACATGTGGGATTAACCGATATGCCCGTCGCCGACGCCCGGCGACTGCTCGGTCCTGAACTGATTATCGGCGGCACGGCCAACACGCTGGCGGATATTCATACACACCACCTGGCCGGCGCTGACTACGTTGGGCTGGGCCCGTACCGGTTTACGGCGACGAAAGAAAAGCTTAGTCCGATTCTGGGTCTGGCGGGATACGAGACTATCCTGACCACCTGTCAGCAGGAAGGGATTACGTTACCCATCATCGCCATCGGCGGACTTGACGTAGCCGACGTTCCGGCCCTGATACAGACGGGTTTGCATGGCATTGCTGTTTCGTCGGCCATTACCCGCGACCCGGCCACACAGGTACCGGCGTTTCGGCACGCGCTGATCAACAACTAG
- a CDS encoding hydroxymethylpyrimidine/phosphomethylpyrimidine kinase → MPEMPPIQTERPYALSIAGLDPSAGAGLLADVKTLEACGVYGLGVCTALTMQHDSDFRAVDWVPLDRIIAQCEPLFERYPIDVVKIGLIESLDVLANLLDWLQGIAPGVSIIWDPILKASAGFSFHQIDGRSPVLPLLARLSLLTPNAPEAVQLAGTDQPWAAAEQLSAYCPVYLKGGHLPTHDGQVADYLLVDGYGTTSFPAFFIANGEKHGSGCVLSAAVAAGLARGLPLPDACRTARRYMNQYLASSPTRLGFHSTIA, encoded by the coding sequence ATGCCCGAAATGCCACCGATTCAAACCGAGCGGCCCTACGCTCTCTCCATCGCCGGGCTGGACCCCAGCGCGGGGGCGGGGCTGCTGGCCGACGTTAAAACGCTGGAAGCCTGCGGGGTGTATGGGCTGGGCGTCTGCACGGCCCTGACCATGCAGCACGACAGCGACTTTCGGGCCGTCGACTGGGTACCGCTGGACCGGATTATCGCCCAGTGCGAACCGTTGTTCGAGCGGTACCCAATCGACGTGGTCAAGATCGGGCTGATCGAATCGCTGGACGTACTGGCAAACCTGCTCGACTGGCTGCAAGGCATCGCGCCGGGCGTTTCGATCATCTGGGACCCGATTCTAAAGGCGTCCGCCGGGTTTAGCTTTCACCAGATCGACGGTCGAAGTCCGGTCCTGCCGTTGCTGGCTAGACTATCGCTACTAACGCCCAACGCGCCGGAAGCTGTTCAACTGGCTGGCACCGACCAGCCGTGGGCAGCCGCCGAACAGCTCAGTGCTTACTGCCCGGTTTACCTGAAAGGGGGGCACCTGCCGACGCATGACGGGCAGGTCGCTGATTATCTGCTGGTGGATGGCTACGGAACAACCTCGTTCCCCGCTTTTTTCATTGCCAACGGGGAAAAGCACGGCAGCGGCTGTGTGCTGTCGGCGGCAGTAGCGGCCGGACTAGCCCGGGGGCTGCCGCTGCCGGATGCCTGCCGCACGGCCCGCCGGTACATGAATCAATACCTGGCCAGTTCGCCCACGCGGCTTGGCTTTCATTCGACAATTGCATGA
- the thiC gene encoding phosphomethylpyrimidine synthase ThiC, producing the protein MSQRPEKLPTSETITRQPLTGSRKIYVPGQLHDIQVAMREISVSDTVSHPSGRRTPNTPVTVYDTSGPYTDPSAQIDLKKGLPRLRESWIRNRQDVDDLPGFSSIYCQQRMADQSLDALRFEHIRTPMRAKVGQNVTQLHYARQGVITPEMEYIAIRENQRIDLLNSDPLSVQHGGNSFGANTPKGYITPEFVRQEVASGRAVIPANINHPEAEPMIIGRNFLVKINTNIGNSVVTSSIEEEVEKAVWSCRWGGDTLMDLSTGKNIHETREWIIRNCPVPVGTVPIYQALEKVNGKAENLTWEIFRDTLIEQAEQGVDYFTIHAGVLLRYIPLTAKRVTGIVSRGGSILAKWCLAHHQENFLYTHFEEICEIMKAYDVAFSLGDGLRPGSIADANDAAQFAELETLGELTKIAWKHDVQVMIEGPGHVPMHLIKENMEKQLQHCDEAPFYTLGPLTTDIAPGYDHITSAIGAAMIGWYGTAMLCYVTPKEHLGLPNKQDVKDGVITYKIAAHAADLAKGHPGAQYRDNALSKARFEFRWEDQFNLSLDPDTARKFHDETLPAEGAKIAHFCSMCGPNFCSMKITQDVRDYAEQQGLTDADVLEKAMADKAKEFVEQGSEIYQ; encoded by the coding sequence ATGAGCCAGAGACCCGAAAAACTACCCACGTCGGAAACGATTACCCGTCAGCCGCTGACCGGTTCGCGCAAGATTTACGTACCCGGCCAGCTGCACGACATTCAGGTAGCGATGCGCGAAATCAGCGTGTCAGACACGGTAAGTCACCCCAGCGGCCGACGGACGCCCAACACGCCCGTAACGGTCTACGACACCAGCGGCCCCTACACCGATCCGTCGGCGCAGATCGACCTCAAAAAAGGGTTGCCCCGCCTGCGTGAGTCGTGGATTCGCAATCGGCAGGACGTCGACGATCTACCCGGCTTTTCGTCGATCTACTGCCAGCAGCGCATGGCCGACCAATCGCTCGATGCCCTGCGGTTTGAGCACATCCGTACCCCGATGCGGGCGAAAGTGGGCCAGAACGTGACGCAGCTGCACTACGCCCGGCAGGGTGTCATTACGCCCGAAATGGAGTACATCGCCATCCGGGAAAACCAGCGGATCGATCTGCTGAACAGCGATCCGCTGTCGGTACAGCACGGCGGCAACAGCTTCGGGGCCAACACGCCGAAGGGCTATATCACGCCCGAATTTGTGCGGCAGGAAGTCGCCAGCGGGCGGGCCGTGATTCCGGCCAACATCAACCACCCGGAAGCCGAGCCGATGATTATCGGGCGCAACTTTCTGGTCAAGATTAACACCAACATCGGTAACTCGGTCGTCACGTCGAGCATCGAGGAAGAGGTTGAGAAAGCGGTGTGGAGCTGCCGGTGGGGTGGCGATACGCTGATGGATCTGTCGACGGGGAAGAACATTCACGAAACCCGCGAATGGATCATCCGCAACTGCCCCGTGCCGGTCGGGACGGTACCGATTTATCAGGCACTGGAGAAAGTGAATGGCAAGGCTGAGAATCTGACATGGGAGATTTTCCGCGACACGCTCATCGAGCAGGCCGAGCAGGGCGTCGATTACTTCACGATCCATGCCGGGGTGCTGCTGCGCTACATTCCGCTGACGGCCAAACGCGTTACGGGCATCGTCTCGCGGGGCGGCAGTATTCTGGCGAAATGGTGTCTGGCGCACCATCAGGAGAACTTCCTGTACACGCATTTTGAGGAAATCTGCGAAATCATGAAAGCCTACGACGTGGCCTTTTCGCTGGGCGACGGACTGCGGCCGGGGTCTATCGCCGACGCCAACGACGCGGCCCAGTTTGCCGAACTCGAAACACTGGGCGAGCTGACTAAGATTGCCTGGAAGCACGACGTGCAGGTGATGATCGAGGGGCCGGGCCACGTGCCGATGCACCTCATCAAAGAAAACATGGAGAAGCAGTTGCAACACTGCGACGAAGCGCCGTTCTACACGCTCGGCCCCCTGACGACCGATATCGCGCCCGGCTACGACCACATCACCTCGGCCATCGGCGCAGCCATGATCGGCTGGTACGGTACGGCCATGCTCTGCTACGTGACGCCCAAAGAACACCTCGGCCTGCCCAACAAGCAGGACGTGAAAGACGGGGTAATTACGTACAAGATTGCCGCCCACGCGGCCGATCTGGCCAAAGGGCATCCGGGCGCGCAGTACCGCGACAATGCGCTGAGCAAAGCCCGCTTCGAGTTTCGCTGGGAAGACCAGTTCAACCTCTCCCTCGATCCCGATACGGCCCGGAAGTTTCACGACGAAACACTGCCCGCCGAAGGGGCCAAGATTGCCCACTTCTGCTCGATGTGCGGTCCGAATTTCTGCTCGATGAAAATCACGCAGGATGTGCGCGATTATGCGGAACAGCAGGGCCTGACCGACGCCGACGTACTGGAAAAAGCCATGGCCGACAAAGCGAAGGAGTTTGTCGAGCAGGGCAGCGAAATCTACCAGTGA
- the thiS gene encoding sulfur carrier protein ThiS: MLVHLNRQPVDCPTASTLQELLNSLGLSDRKGIAVARNDLVVPRPRWPQTPLQENDSITLIQATQGG; this comes from the coding sequence ATGCTCGTCCATCTTAATCGCCAACCCGTCGACTGCCCCACGGCCAGCACCTTGCAGGAGCTGCTCAATTCGCTCGGCCTGTCCGACCGAAAGGGCATTGCCGTCGCCCGCAACGATCTCGTTGTGCCCCGCCCCCGTTGGCCCCAGACCCCACTTCAGGAAAACGATTCAATCACCCTTATTCAAGCCACTCAGGGCGGATAA
- a CDS encoding beta propeller repeat protein, with translation MKTLTYCLLVLAALSCGRSDSSVVSPANDTVADEYPNWYVLKAPVDRDIEGVWGDIDRTLLISTMSTIYRSTDRGKHWESVKQQSTGMFSVVQYNDTLYTMSGLRNGKALNNPDNYSVDDGKTWQPYQRYNPGLEYDPKPGVINRYLEINPVVASTGTAYKINQVFLGGPTATTGTFETPGVTTNTAQRIDLPNLHQLNSLYLDKQQRLYIAGTDAVCSRAGTNEPFRFCNSKQGRGVVYVSKRPLP, from the coding sequence ATGAAAACACTTACTTACTGCCTGCTGGTACTGGCTGCGCTTTCCTGTGGCCGCTCCGACTCGTCCGTGGTGTCGCCTGCGAATGATACTGTCGCGGACGAGTACCCGAACTGGTACGTACTAAAGGCGCCTGTCGACCGCGACATAGAAGGTGTCTGGGGCGACATCGACAGGACGCTGCTTATCTCCACTATGTCCACCATCTACCGCTCAACGGATCGGGGCAAACACTGGGAATCAGTGAAGCAGCAGTCAACCGGTATGTTCAGCGTCGTACAGTACAACGATACACTGTACACGATGAGTGGTCTTCGCAACGGCAAGGCCTTGAACAATCCAGACAACTACAGTGTCGATGATGGGAAGACATGGCAGCCGTATCAGCGCTACAATCCCGGCCTTGAATACGACCCCAAACCGGGCGTTATCAATCGTTACCTGGAGATAAACCCGGTCGTCGCATCGACCGGTACGGCCTACAAAATCAATCAGGTGTTTCTGGGTGGTCCAACGGCGACAACCGGTACGTTTGAAACGCCGGGCGTTACTACCAATACGGCTCAGCGCATTGACCTACCGAACCTGCATCAACTGAACAGCTTGTATCTCGACAAGCAGCAACGTTTATACATTGCCGGTACCGATGCCGTTTGCAGTCGGGCCGGAACCAACGAACCGTTCCGATTCTGCAACAGTAAGCAGGGGCGGGGTGTCGTTTACGTCTCCAAACGCCCGTTACCTTAA
- a CDS encoding START-like domain-containing protein encodes MEKHKFVTEYELRASPKMLFPYISTASGLSQWFASKVNTMPEQRFDFQWDNESHIARQVSMRQNKGVRFEFLDTAADEGDDNNYVDFRVDQSELTQSTYLRITDYSGTTDDDELVDLWDGLIDKLKEIVGS; translated from the coding sequence ATGGAAAAACACAAGTTCGTTACCGAGTATGAACTCCGGGCCTCGCCCAAAATGCTATTTCCGTACATCAGTACGGCCTCCGGTCTGTCGCAGTGGTTTGCCAGTAAGGTCAACACCATGCCCGAACAGCGGTTCGACTTTCAGTGGGACAACGAAAGCCATATTGCCCGGCAGGTGTCGATGCGGCAGAACAAAGGCGTCCGCTTTGAATTTCTCGATACAGCCGCCGACGAAGGCGACGACAACAATTACGTCGACTTCCGCGTCGATCAATCCGAACTGACGCAGTCGACCTACCTTCGGATCACCGATTACTCCGGCACCACCGACGACGACGAGCTTGTCGACCTGTGGGATGGGCTGATCGACAAGCTCAAAGAGATCGTCGGTAGTTAA
- a CDS encoding LptF/LptG family permease, with protein MKKIDKLVLGSFWGPFFLTLGVVIFIFLMRLLMSYIDEFVSKDLDLATFGRLLFFFSLLTIPTALPLAVLLSSLMTFGNLGEFFELTALKSAGISLTRAMRPLLVVAIFISAFSFWFNNKVSPWANLKGYSLLYDIKTAKATLNLKEGIFYNDLPGYSIKVDQKVKTGKESKNGDLLKGLVIYKHTTNGTDLGNREVILADSGRMYTSADRAYLVFELFNGNDYQEYSDNSAVSFATTGPSGQKGGQFMRNSFRDYRLVISLESFGLKRTNENQFEYHEFMKDLGQLNHLTDSLRKDFRTTGLGVASQSRQYYNYQFKPAPTPSVNMAVGPKPFVVKDGPWVDKLLKKAGPPRPDMAQLALSQAQHMLSYANSNVTYLTEKEKNIWRYQLESQHKFTQSVSVFVMFLIGASMGAIIKKGGFGVPVLIAIIFFIFLYVLTIVGDKYAKDGLIWVPAGAWMANLVLFPIGLFLMQRARHDSRLFDKDVYIIAWTRFRNRWFPAKTVV; from the coding sequence ATGAAAAAGATTGACAAACTAGTACTCGGCTCGTTTTGGGGGCCGTTTTTTTTGACCCTTGGCGTCGTCATCTTCATCTTTCTGATGCGGCTACTGATGTCGTATATCGACGAGTTCGTTTCCAAAGATCTCGATCTGGCTACCTTCGGCCGACTACTGTTTTTCTTCTCATTACTGACCATCCCGACCGCGTTGCCGCTGGCCGTACTGTTATCATCGCTGATGACGTTCGGTAACCTGGGTGAATTCTTTGAACTAACTGCCCTGAAGAGTGCAGGCATCTCGCTGACGCGGGCTATGCGTCCGCTGTTGGTCGTCGCTATTTTCATCAGTGCGTTTTCGTTCTGGTTCAACAACAAGGTGTCGCCCTGGGCCAATCTGAAAGGATACAGTCTGCTCTACGACATCAAAACCGCGAAGGCCACGCTGAATCTGAAGGAAGGTATTTTCTACAACGACCTGCCTGGCTACAGCATCAAAGTCGATCAGAAGGTAAAAACCGGAAAAGAGAGCAAAAACGGTGATCTGTTAAAAGGGCTCGTTATCTACAAACACACGACGAACGGTACCGATCTGGGTAATCGCGAAGTCATCCTGGCCGATTCCGGGCGGATGTACACCAGTGCCGACCGGGCCTACCTGGTGTTCGAGCTTTTCAACGGCAACGATTATCAGGAGTATTCCGACAATAGTGCCGTGTCCTTCGCCACTACCGGGCCATCGGGGCAAAAGGGGGGGCAATTCATGCGCAACAGTTTCCGAGATTACCGGCTCGTTATCAGCCTGGAGTCGTTCGGCCTGAAGCGCACCAACGAAAATCAGTTCGAGTACCACGAGTTCATGAAAGACCTGGGGCAGCTCAACCACCTGACTGATTCGTTGCGCAAAGACTTCCGGACAACGGGGCTGGGTGTTGCCAGTCAGTCGCGGCAGTACTACAACTACCAGTTCAAGCCCGCACCGACGCCGTCGGTGAACATGGCAGTGGGGCCGAAGCCCTTTGTGGTTAAAGACGGCCCCTGGGTCGATAAGCTGTTGAAAAAAGCGGGACCGCCCCGGCCCGATATGGCGCAGCTGGCCCTGAGTCAGGCGCAGCACATGCTGTCGTATGCGAATTCGAATGTGACGTATCTGACCGAAAAGGAAAAAAATATCTGGCGCTATCAGCTGGAGAGTCAGCATAAGTTCACGCAGTCGGTATCGGTCTTTGTCATGTTCCTGATTGGGGCATCGATGGGGGCGATTATTAAAAAAGGCGGTTTTGGCGTGCCGGTCCTGATCGCGATTATCTTCTTTATTTTTCTGTACGTGCTGACCATCGTCGGCGATAAGTACGCGAAGGATGGGCTGATCTGGGTACCGGCCGGAGCCTGGATGGCGAATCTAGTTCTGTTCCCGATCGGTTTGTTTCTGATGCAGCGCGCCCGCCATGATTCGCGGCTGTTCGACAAAGACGTTTACATAATTGCCTGGACCCGCTTTCGCAACCGCTGGTTTCCCGCAAAAACAGTGGTTTAG